From the genome of Acropora palmata chromosome 4, jaAcrPala1.3, whole genome shotgun sequence, one region includes:
- the LOC141878257 gene encoding uncharacterized protein LOC141878257 isoform X3, translating into MDGHRRANCVVQPCNSSVNSPHHKCTTRKSSILHRPFSSKLENVQRQTLKSLRDTDRAKKYLKRRTKSLSSAAGLMSLAAAILALIDIELTIRGNVDSIEYLSPKDLRLIFSNPFRVAAVVVKSLLSALSILTSITVYQLSHNELKYLVVRNIYYETERFYMTSLFQSCLLEVIVCFIHVPPLADHYGLPYELQLLVFLRLYLIAKYVKEHNMFVDNQATTLFASVTQTEISAFFLVKAYFLKFPFKIILTFYLLNIFLGGYLIYVIERTRNTYLDTVWMLVVTMTTLGFGDVVPKATLARAFVGFASVLGIFLMALFISVVHETLQLKQQEKRILACMENAEHINQKKNLAASCIQSSWRLYHFITENVDTTERLDWFKTQKLRMLQHKQANAVRRWRVVRRSWSRDDYWKKFFLADDMAMLLTDISRSVGNVEYFVEKQYGGRRISRGSRSTSFVSPPPIAEEEAQNQANEYPQKEPNLRVPAVVEDSWIQTTCSGSSLPNSTSPLPIYSDSAIQLHNPMDIRQNGAHNPLPHNKSLEVDGQNSRVTRRSRNESDPIDRGVIPADALQCKVESVENALDQIYLKMKTELRDVRDSLKMLNRHSQSSSNPMSPLPPTKPDSYSYLTSTRALDSVDV; encoded by the exons ATGGACGGGCACCGCCGCGCCAACTGTGTCGTACAACCGTGTAATTCTTCTGTTAACTCCCCGCATCACAAATGTACCACACGAAAGTCTAGCATACTTCACAGACCGTTTAGCAGCAAGCTTGAAAATGTTCAACGACAAACACTGAAGTCGTTAAGAGACACTGACAGGGCTAAGAAATATTTAAAGAGAAGAACAAAGTCGTTGTCAAGTGCGGCTGGATTGATGAGTCTTGCAGCAGCCATCCTCGCTCTGATTGACATCGAACTCACAATTCGAGGCAATGTAGATTCAATCGAGTATCTGTCACCAAAAGATCTACGTCTGATTTTTAGTAATCCTTTCAGGGTTGCAGCTGTGGTCGTGAAATCGCTCCTGTCTGCTTTATCGATATTGACCTCAATAACAGTCTATCAATTAAGCCACAATGAGCTAAAATACTTAGTGGTAAGGAACATTTACTATGAAACAGAAAGATTTTACATGACTTCTCTGTTCCAGAGTTGCCTACTAGAAGTGATCGTTTGTTTCATTCATGTTCCTCCTCTCGCGGACCACTATGGATTGCCTTATGAACTTCaacttttggtttttcttcgGTTATATCTCATTGCTAAGTACGTGAAAGAGCACAACATGTTTGTAGACAATCAAGCTACAACTCTTTTCGCATCTGTGACACAAACTGAAATCTCAGCGTTTTTTCTGGTCAAAGCCTACTTCCTCAAGtttcctttcaaaataataCTGACATTTTACTTGCTCAACATTTTCTTGGGAGGATATTTGATCTATGTCATTGAAAGAACGCGGAATACCTATTTG GACACAGTATGGATGCTTGTTGTTACCATGACAACTCTTGGTTTTGGTGACGTCGTTCCCAAAGCAACCTTGGCACGCGCTTTCGTTGGTTTTGCTTCAGTATTGGGGATTTTCCTGATGGCCTTGTTTATTAGTGTTGTTCACGAGACTCTTCAACTCAAGCAGCAAGAGAAAAGGATTCTTGCATGTATGGAAAACGCAG AACacataaaccaaaaaaagaatcTAGCTGCTTCCTGTATTCAGAGTTCCTGGCGACTTTACCACTTTATAACAGAAAACGTAGACACGACCGAACGCTTGGACTGGTTCAAAACGCAGAAACTGCGCATGCTCCAACATAAACAAGCTAACGCCGTACGACGATGGAGAGTTGTAAGGAGAAGCTGGTCAAGAG ATGACTACTGGAAAAAGTTCTTTTTGGCCGATGACATGGCCATGTTACTGACTGATATTTCTAGAAGCGTGGGCAATGTTGAGTATTTCGTTGAAAAACAATATGGTGGAAGACGGATAAGCAGAGGATCAAGAAGCACGAGTTTTGTGTCGCCTCCACCAATCGCTGAG GAAGAAGCACAAAACCAAGCAAATGAATATCCTCAAAAGGAACCAAACCTAAGGGTTCCAGCAGTGGTAGAAGATTCATGGATACAAACAACATGTTCTGGATCCTCGCTTCCAAACTCAACGAGTCCTCTTCCAATTTACTCTGACTCCGCGATTCAATTGCATAATCCGATGGATATACGCCAAAATGGCGCCCACAATCCCCTGCCACATAATAAATCACTTGAGGTGGATGGTCAAAACAGTCGAGTTACCCGCCGCTCCAGAAATGAGAGTGACCCTATTGACAGGGGTGTGATCCCAGCGGACGCGCTACAGTGTAAAGTGGAATCAGTGGAAAATGCTCTCGATCAAatttacttgaaaatgaagacGGAGCTAAGAGATGTACGTGACTCGTTGAAGATGTTAAATAGACATTCTCAGTCATCGTCAAATCCAATGAGTCCTTtaccacccacaaaacctGATAGTTATTCATACTTGACGTCCACACGCGCGCTGGATAGTGTCGATGTTTAA
- the LOC141878257 gene encoding uncharacterized protein LOC141878257 isoform X2, with product MNFFQPRHHCQLEFHPTTRLTRKYNGSREQTRAARDKIELRNITFVSNMDGHRRANCVVQPCNSSVNSPHHKCTTRKSSILHRPFSSKLENVQRQTLKSLRDTDRAKKYLKRRTKSLSSAAGLMSLAAAILALIDIELTIRGNVDSIEYLSPKDLRLIFSNPFRVAAVVVKSLLSALSILTSITVYQLSHNELKYLVVRNIYYETERFYMTSLFQSCLLEVIVCFIHVPPLADHYGLPYELQLLVFLRLYLIAKYVKEHNMFVDNQATTLFASVTQTEISAFFLVKAYFLKFPFKIILTFYLLNIFLGGYLIYVIERTRNTYLDTVWMLVVTMTTLGFGDVVPKATLARAFVGFASVLGIFLMALFISVVHETLQLKQQEKRILACMENAEHINQKKNLAASCIQSSWRLYHFITENVDTTERLDWFKTQKLRMLQHKQANAVRRWRVVRRSWSRDDYWKKFFLADDMAMLLTDISRSVGNVEYFVEKQYGGRRISRGSRSTSFVSPPPIAEEEAQNQANEYPQKEPNLRVPAVVEDSWIQTTCSGSSLPNSTSPLPIYSDSAIQLHNPMDIRQNGAHNPLPHNKSLEVDGQNSRVTRRSRNESDPIDRGVIPADALQCKVESVENALDQIYLKMKTELRDVRDSLKMLNRHSQSSSNPMSPLPPTKPDSYSYLTSTRALDSVDV from the exons AACAAACACGAGCAGCCAGAGACAAAATAGAATTAAGGAACATCACGTTTGTGAGCAACATGGACGGGCACCGCCGCGCCAACTGTGTCGTACAACCGTGTAATTCTTCTGTTAACTCCCCGCATCACAAATGTACCACACGAAAGTCTAGCATACTTCACAGACCGTTTAGCAGCAAGCTTGAAAATGTTCAACGACAAACACTGAAGTCGTTAAGAGACACTGACAGGGCTAAGAAATATTTAAAGAGAAGAACAAAGTCGTTGTCAAGTGCGGCTGGATTGATGAGTCTTGCAGCAGCCATCCTCGCTCTGATTGACATCGAACTCACAATTCGAGGCAATGTAGATTCAATCGAGTATCTGTCACCAAAAGATCTACGTCTGATTTTTAGTAATCCTTTCAGGGTTGCAGCTGTGGTCGTGAAATCGCTCCTGTCTGCTTTATCGATATTGACCTCAATAACAGTCTATCAATTAAGCCACAATGAGCTAAAATACTTAGTGGTAAGGAACATTTACTATGAAACAGAAAGATTTTACATGACTTCTCTGTTCCAGAGTTGCCTACTAGAAGTGATCGTTTGTTTCATTCATGTTCCTCCTCTCGCGGACCACTATGGATTGCCTTATGAACTTCaacttttggtttttcttcgGTTATATCTCATTGCTAAGTACGTGAAAGAGCACAACATGTTTGTAGACAATCAAGCTACAACTCTTTTCGCATCTGTGACACAAACTGAAATCTCAGCGTTTTTTCTGGTCAAAGCCTACTTCCTCAAGtttcctttcaaaataataCTGACATTTTACTTGCTCAACATTTTCTTGGGAGGATATTTGATCTATGTCATTGAAAGAACGCGGAATACCTATTTG GACACAGTATGGATGCTTGTTGTTACCATGACAACTCTTGGTTTTGGTGACGTCGTTCCCAAAGCAACCTTGGCACGCGCTTTCGTTGGTTTTGCTTCAGTATTGGGGATTTTCCTGATGGCCTTGTTTATTAGTGTTGTTCACGAGACTCTTCAACTCAAGCAGCAAGAGAAAAGGATTCTTGCATGTATGGAAAACGCAG AACacataaaccaaaaaaagaatcTAGCTGCTTCCTGTATTCAGAGTTCCTGGCGACTTTACCACTTTATAACAGAAAACGTAGACACGACCGAACGCTTGGACTGGTTCAAAACGCAGAAACTGCGCATGCTCCAACATAAACAAGCTAACGCCGTACGACGATGGAGAGTTGTAAGGAGAAGCTGGTCAAGAG ATGACTACTGGAAAAAGTTCTTTTTGGCCGATGACATGGCCATGTTACTGACTGATATTTCTAGAAGCGTGGGCAATGTTGAGTATTTCGTTGAAAAACAATATGGTGGAAGACGGATAAGCAGAGGATCAAGAAGCACGAGTTTTGTGTCGCCTCCACCAATCGCTGAG GAAGAAGCACAAAACCAAGCAAATGAATATCCTCAAAAGGAACCAAACCTAAGGGTTCCAGCAGTGGTAGAAGATTCATGGATACAAACAACATGTTCTGGATCCTCGCTTCCAAACTCAACGAGTCCTCTTCCAATTTACTCTGACTCCGCGATTCAATTGCATAATCCGATGGATATACGCCAAAATGGCGCCCACAATCCCCTGCCACATAATAAATCACTTGAGGTGGATGGTCAAAACAGTCGAGTTACCCGCCGCTCCAGAAATGAGAGTGACCCTATTGACAGGGGTGTGATCCCAGCGGACGCGCTACAGTGTAAAGTGGAATCAGTGGAAAATGCTCTCGATCAAatttacttgaaaatgaagacGGAGCTAAGAGATGTACGTGACTCGTTGAAGATGTTAAATAGACATTCTCAGTCATCGTCAAATCCAATGAGTCCTTtaccacccacaaaacctGATAGTTATTCATACTTGACGTCCACACGCGCGCTGGATAGTGTCGATGTTTAA
- the LOC141878257 gene encoding uncharacterized protein LOC141878257 isoform X1, with amino-acid sequence MITEAINHRDQNNWPQGLVVQSPINLILEQTRAARDKIELRNITFVSNMDGHRRANCVVQPCNSSVNSPHHKCTTRKSSILHRPFSSKLENVQRQTLKSLRDTDRAKKYLKRRTKSLSSAAGLMSLAAAILALIDIELTIRGNVDSIEYLSPKDLRLIFSNPFRVAAVVVKSLLSALSILTSITVYQLSHNELKYLVVRNIYYETERFYMTSLFQSCLLEVIVCFIHVPPLADHYGLPYELQLLVFLRLYLIAKYVKEHNMFVDNQATTLFASVTQTEISAFFLVKAYFLKFPFKIILTFYLLNIFLGGYLIYVIERTRNTYLDTVWMLVVTMTTLGFGDVVPKATLARAFVGFASVLGIFLMALFISVVHETLQLKQQEKRILACMENAEHINQKKNLAASCIQSSWRLYHFITENVDTTERLDWFKTQKLRMLQHKQANAVRRWRVVRRSWSRDDYWKKFFLADDMAMLLTDISRSVGNVEYFVEKQYGGRRISRGSRSTSFVSPPPIAEEEAQNQANEYPQKEPNLRVPAVVEDSWIQTTCSGSSLPNSTSPLPIYSDSAIQLHNPMDIRQNGAHNPLPHNKSLEVDGQNSRVTRRSRNESDPIDRGVIPADALQCKVESVENALDQIYLKMKTELRDVRDSLKMLNRHSQSSSNPMSPLPPTKPDSYSYLTSTRALDSVDV; translated from the exons ATGATAACAGAAGCTATAAATCATAGGGACCAGAACAACTGGCCCCAGGGgctagttgttcaaagcccgattaaccTTATCCTAG AACAAACACGAGCAGCCAGAGACAAAATAGAATTAAGGAACATCACGTTTGTGAGCAACATGGACGGGCACCGCCGCGCCAACTGTGTCGTACAACCGTGTAATTCTTCTGTTAACTCCCCGCATCACAAATGTACCACACGAAAGTCTAGCATACTTCACAGACCGTTTAGCAGCAAGCTTGAAAATGTTCAACGACAAACACTGAAGTCGTTAAGAGACACTGACAGGGCTAAGAAATATTTAAAGAGAAGAACAAAGTCGTTGTCAAGTGCGGCTGGATTGATGAGTCTTGCAGCAGCCATCCTCGCTCTGATTGACATCGAACTCACAATTCGAGGCAATGTAGATTCAATCGAGTATCTGTCACCAAAAGATCTACGTCTGATTTTTAGTAATCCTTTCAGGGTTGCAGCTGTGGTCGTGAAATCGCTCCTGTCTGCTTTATCGATATTGACCTCAATAACAGTCTATCAATTAAGCCACAATGAGCTAAAATACTTAGTGGTAAGGAACATTTACTATGAAACAGAAAGATTTTACATGACTTCTCTGTTCCAGAGTTGCCTACTAGAAGTGATCGTTTGTTTCATTCATGTTCCTCCTCTCGCGGACCACTATGGATTGCCTTATGAACTTCaacttttggtttttcttcgGTTATATCTCATTGCTAAGTACGTGAAAGAGCACAACATGTTTGTAGACAATCAAGCTACAACTCTTTTCGCATCTGTGACACAAACTGAAATCTCAGCGTTTTTTCTGGTCAAAGCCTACTTCCTCAAGtttcctttcaaaataataCTGACATTTTACTTGCTCAACATTTTCTTGGGAGGATATTTGATCTATGTCATTGAAAGAACGCGGAATACCTATTTG GACACAGTATGGATGCTTGTTGTTACCATGACAACTCTTGGTTTTGGTGACGTCGTTCCCAAAGCAACCTTGGCACGCGCTTTCGTTGGTTTTGCTTCAGTATTGGGGATTTTCCTGATGGCCTTGTTTATTAGTGTTGTTCACGAGACTCTTCAACTCAAGCAGCAAGAGAAAAGGATTCTTGCATGTATGGAAAACGCAG AACacataaaccaaaaaaagaatcTAGCTGCTTCCTGTATTCAGAGTTCCTGGCGACTTTACCACTTTATAACAGAAAACGTAGACACGACCGAACGCTTGGACTGGTTCAAAACGCAGAAACTGCGCATGCTCCAACATAAACAAGCTAACGCCGTACGACGATGGAGAGTTGTAAGGAGAAGCTGGTCAAGAG ATGACTACTGGAAAAAGTTCTTTTTGGCCGATGACATGGCCATGTTACTGACTGATATTTCTAGAAGCGTGGGCAATGTTGAGTATTTCGTTGAAAAACAATATGGTGGAAGACGGATAAGCAGAGGATCAAGAAGCACGAGTTTTGTGTCGCCTCCACCAATCGCTGAG GAAGAAGCACAAAACCAAGCAAATGAATATCCTCAAAAGGAACCAAACCTAAGGGTTCCAGCAGTGGTAGAAGATTCATGGATACAAACAACATGTTCTGGATCCTCGCTTCCAAACTCAACGAGTCCTCTTCCAATTTACTCTGACTCCGCGATTCAATTGCATAATCCGATGGATATACGCCAAAATGGCGCCCACAATCCCCTGCCACATAATAAATCACTTGAGGTGGATGGTCAAAACAGTCGAGTTACCCGCCGCTCCAGAAATGAGAGTGACCCTATTGACAGGGGTGTGATCCCAGCGGACGCGCTACAGTGTAAAGTGGAATCAGTGGAAAATGCTCTCGATCAAatttacttgaaaatgaagacGGAGCTAAGAGATGTACGTGACTCGTTGAAGATGTTAAATAGACATTCTCAGTCATCGTCAAATCCAATGAGTCCTTtaccacccacaaaacctGATAGTTATTCATACTTGACGTCCACACGCGCGCTGGATAGTGTCGATGTTTAA